The Devosia sp. MC521 genome segment ATGACGGACGAGAAAAGCTACCCGGTGCGGCTCGCCGCTAAGAGCGCCACTTTTGGCTATGAGCAGCGGATCATCTCGCGCGAGTTGTCCGTCGCAATTCCGGACAAGTCTTTTACGGTGATTGTCGGAGCGAATGCGTGCGGGAAATCGACCCTCTTGCGGGCGCTTTCGAGATTGATCAAGCCTAGGGAAGGGCAGGTGATCCTCGATGGTCAGTCGATCCACTCTCTGCCCGCCAAGGAAGTGGCACGGCGCTTGGGCCTTCTGCCGCAAAGCTCGATTGCACCCGATGGCATTCGGGCGGCCGATCTGATCGCGCGGGGACGATACCCGCATCAAAAGCTGTTCCAGCAATGGTCAGAGGCTGATGAGGCGGCCGTATTGGAGGCCATGGACGCGACCAAGGTGACCGAGCTTTCCGATCGCCTGGTGGACGAGCTGTCCGGTGGTCAGCGCCAACGCGTGTGGGTGGCCATGGTTCTAGCTCAACAGACGCCAATTCTGTTGCTTGATGAGCCGACCACTTTCCTCGATATCACGCATCAGATCGAGCTGATGGAGCTGATGAGTGACCTCAATTCAAAGAATGGTCAGACCGTGGTCGCGGTCTTGCACGACCTCAATCATGCCTGCCGCTATGCCAGCCACATCATTGCGATGCGAGACGGGCAAGTGGTGGCCGAAGGCAGGCCATCTGACATCATCACGGCGGAATTGGTTGAGGCCGTGTTCGGCCTGCCGTGCCTGATTATAGACGATCCGGTGTCCCACACGCCGCTGGTTATTC includes the following:
- a CDS encoding ABC transporter ATP-binding protein, which produces MTDEKSYPVRLAAKSATFGYEQRIISRELSVAIPDKSFTVIVGANACGKSTLLRALSRLIKPREGQVILDGQSIHSLPAKEVARRLGLLPQSSIAPDGIRAADLIARGRYPHQKLFQQWSEADEAAVLEAMDATKVTELSDRLVDELSGGQRQRVWVAMVLAQQTPILLLDEPTTFLDITHQIELMELMSDLNSKNGQTVVAVLHDLNHACRYASHIIAMRDGQVVAEGRPSDIITAELVEAVFGLPCLIIDDPVSHTPLVIPKGFSGRYAE